Proteins encoded by one window of Dendropsophus ebraccatus isolate aDenEbr1 chromosome 4, aDenEbr1.pat, whole genome shotgun sequence:
- the PSKH1 gene encoding serine/threonine-protein kinase H1: MMGCGTSKVLPEPPKNIQLDLVKKVEPYLASKNDQYKHFITDHGRMDSKGGSPAPPYSNGYPHNHAETADPRRHKVAKYRAKFDPRVTAKYDIKALIGRGSFSRVVRVEHKASKQPYAIKMIETKYREGREVCESELSVLRRVRHTNIIQLIEVFETQERVYMVMELATGGELFDRIIAKGSFTERDATHVLQMVLEGVKYLHTLGITHRDLKPENLLYYHPGTDSKIMITDFGLASARKKGDDCLMKTTCGTPEYIAPEILVRKPYTNSVDMWALGVISYILLSGTMPFEDDNRTRLYRQILKGKYSYSGEPWPSVSNLAKDFIDRLLMVEPSERMSATQALKHPWVVSMAASSSMKNLHRSISQNLLKRASSRCQSTKSAQSVRSSRSTKSTKSRRVRERELRELNLRYQQHYYG, encoded by the exons ATGATGGGCTGTGGGACAAGCAAAGTGCTTCCCGAACCTCCAAAGAATATCCAACTAGATTTAGTAAAAAAAGTGGAACCTTACCTAGCCTCAAAGAATGATCAATATAAGCATTTTATTACAGATCATGGACGAATGGACAGTAAAGGGGGTTCTCCGGCTCCTCCCTACTCAAATGGCTACCCACATAATCATGCTGAAACTGCTGATCCTCGGAGACATAAAGTAGCCAAGTACAGAGCGAAATTTGATCCAAGAGTAACTGCGAAATATGATATAAAAGCCCTTATTGGTCGTGGAAGCTTCAGCCGTGTCGTAAGAGTGGAACACAAAGCTTCTAAGCAGCCATATGCTATTAAAATGATTGAAACGAAATACCGAGAAGGTAGGGAGGTTTGTGAGTCTGAACTTAGTGTCTTAAGGAGAGTTCGACATACAAATATCATCCAGCTGATTGAAGTATTTGAGACACAGGAAAGAGTCTATATGGTAATGGAATTGGCAACGGGTGGAGAACTTTTTGACCGAATAATTGCCAAGGGTTCCTTTACAGAGAGGGATGCCACTCATGTACTACAGATGGTTTTGGAAGGAGTGAAATATTTGCACACTCTTGgaattacacacagagatttaaagCCAGAAAACCTTCTGTATTATCATCCAGGAACAGACTCCAAAATTATGATTACAGATTTCGGTCTTGCAAGTGCTCGAAAGAAAGGGGATGATTGCTTAATGAAGACTACCTGTGGAACACCAGAGTACATTGCCCCTGAAATTCTTGTAAGGAAACCTTACACAAACTCTGTGGACATGTGGGCACTAGGAGTCATATCCTATATTCTTCTGAGTGGCACCATGCCTTTTGAGGATGATAATAGAACTCGTCTGTACCGACAAATTTTAAAGGGAAAATACAGCTACTCTGGGGAG CCATGGCCAAGTGTTTCAAACCTGGCAAAAGACTTTATTGATCGTCTGCTTATGGTAGAGCCATCTGAGAGGATGAGTGCTACACAGGCTCTTAAACACCCCTGGGTAGTAAGTATGGCTGCTTCTTCATCTATGAAAAATCTACACAGATCCATCTCTCAAAACCTTCTCAAGAGAGCATCATCACGCTGTCAGAGCACAAAGTCTGCACAGTCTGTTCGTTCCAGTCGCTCGACAAAGTCAACGAAGTCACGGCGTGTAAGAGAACGAGAATTGCGTGAACTTAATTTGCGCTACCAGCAGCACTACTATGGATGA